One Roseburia rectibacter DNA window includes the following coding sequences:
- a CDS encoding extracellular solute-binding protein, with protein MKKKAVSLLMVAAMMTTMAAGCGNKAANNAGSDAAADNSTTSDAAAEETAGTEAAAVDTAGTEAAAADSEDEPWSGTITVWSPQEDQDTGWLAKECDAFNAAHPNWDITFNYGVCAEGDAKATVTQDVENSADVYMLANDNIPDLVSANALAELGGSYLDYVTTTNSDSITASVTYNDAVVAFPFTSNTWFMYYDKSVFSDDDIKSFDTMLEKGKVSFPLSNSWYIQAFYVANGCTLFGDGTDAAAGVDFSGDKAAAVTEYLVDLCKNPNFINDADGAGIAGLRDGSVNAIFSGTWDAESVKEALGDNMGVAALPTVNIGGTEGQMKSFIGSKAIGVNPNTENMQVSMALAAYLAGEDAQKDHYDMRNILPTNTNIAISDDEIATAVTKVMTDTSIMQPLVSEMSNYWSPAENMGKALVAGEITADNAAEKTEDMNTTMNTDIAQ; from the coding sequence ATGAAAAAGAAAGCAGTGTCATTATTAATGGTAGCAGCTATGATGACAACCATGGCAGCAGGATGCGGAAACAAAGCCGCAAACAATGCTGGAAGCGATGCAGCAGCAGACAACAGCACAACAAGTGATGCAGCAGCAGAGGAGACAGCAGGTACTGAGGCAGCAGCCGTAGATACCGCAGGTACTGAGGCAGCAGCCGCAGATTCTGAAGATGAGCCATGGTCCGGTACAATTACAGTATGGAGCCCACAGGAAGATCAGGATACAGGCTGGCTTGCAAAAGAGTGTGACGCATTCAACGCAGCTCATCCAAACTGGGATATCACTTTCAATTATGGTGTATGTGCAGAGGGTGATGCAAAAGCAACGGTTACACAGGATGTTGAAAACTCCGCAGATGTATATATGTTAGCAAATGATAACATCCCGGATCTTGTATCTGCAAACGCATTAGCAGAGCTTGGAGGAAGTTATCTTGACTATGTAACTACAACAAACTCTGATTCTATTACGGCATCCGTTACTTACAATGATGCAGTAGTAGCATTCCCATTCACATCAAATACATGGTTTATGTACTATGATAAGAGTGTATTTTCAGATGATGATATTAAGAGCTTTGATACCATGTTAGAAAAAGGAAAAGTTTCTTTCCCATTATCTAACTCCTGGTATATTCAGGCTTTCTATGTAGCAAACGGATGTACATTATTTGGTGATGGTACTGATGCAGCAGCAGGTGTCGATTTTAGTGGTGACAAGGCAGCAGCAGTTACTGAGTATCTTGTAGACCTTTGCAAGAATCCAAACTTCATTAATGATGCAGACGGAGCAGGTATTGCCGGTTTACGTGATGGCAGCGTTAATGCCATTTTCTCAGGTACATGGGATGCAGAATCTGTAAAAGAAGCTCTTGGCGATAACATGGGTGTTGCAGCTCTTCCTACTGTAAATATCGGAGGAACAGAGGGTCAGATGAAATCCTTCATAGGATCTAAAGCAATCGGCGTTAATCCAAATACAGAGAATATGCAGGTTTCCATGGCTTTAGCGGCTTACCTTGCAGGTGAAGATGCCCAGAAAGATCATTATGATATGAGAAATATCCTTCCTACAAATACAAACATTGCAATCTCAGATGATGAAATTGCTACGGCAGTTACAAAAGTTATGACAGATACATCTATCATGCAGCCATTAGTAAGCGAAATGAGCAACTACTGGTCACCGGCTGAGAACATGGGTAAAGCACTGGTCGCTGGTGAGATCACAGCTGATAACGCAGCAGAGAAAACAGAAGATATGAATACAACAATGAACACAGACATTGCACAGTAA
- the malQ gene encoding 4-alpha-glucanotransferase, translating into MDAKRMARGAGILLAITSLPSSYGIGTLGDAAFQFIDLLVDLKQRYWQVLPIGPTSFGDSPYQSYSAFAGNPYLIDLDDLVQEKLLSVEEIRSFHWGNDEADIDYAMIYENRFKVLKMAFARFDIENEVFVTFCEENAGWLSDYALYTALKKHFGDEEWQKWDEPLRSRDPEALKEYETTLHTDILFYEFCQFEFFKQWKKLKEYANNRGIQLIGDLPFYVALDSVDVWANRELFLLEEDGTPKGVAGSPPDAFSENGQKWGSPVYNWSRMEEDGFAWWQARMLEHAKLFDVIRLDHFAAIVKYYVVPNKAEDGRSGKWSRGPGKKLTDAIEKVIGDTHIIVEDIAGKSPIPGVKKLMARTGWPGIKILMFAFGDDTANEHLPHNYTDCNLVVYAGTHDNETIVGYFRDKTDYELAYLYEYLNIKYKEEIPDALIRAAYASIADVVIIQMQDLMKLGNEARMNAPSTVGRNWRWRIGTDELSEERRAWIRTLASVYHR; encoded by the coding sequence TTGGATGCAAAAAGAATGGCAAGGGGAGCAGGAATCCTCTTAGCGATCACAAGTTTACCATCTTCATACGGAATTGGTACATTAGGAGATGCGGCATTCCAGTTTATAGATCTGCTGGTGGATTTAAAACAGCGTTACTGGCAGGTGCTGCCGATCGGTCCAACCAGTTTTGGAGACAGTCCATATCAGTCATATTCCGCATTTGCCGGGAATCCATATCTGATCGATCTGGATGATCTTGTGCAGGAGAAGCTGCTTAGTGTGGAAGAGATCCGAAGTTTCCATTGGGGAAATGATGAAGCGGATATTGATTATGCGATGATTTATGAGAACCGCTTTAAAGTTTTGAAAATGGCGTTCGCACGATTCGATATCGAAAATGAAGTTTTTGTAACGTTCTGTGAGGAAAATGCCGGATGGCTTTCTGATTATGCACTTTATACTGCATTAAAGAAACATTTTGGTGATGAGGAATGGCAGAAGTGGGACGAACCGCTTCGAAGCCGGGATCCTGAGGCATTAAAAGAGTATGAAACAACGTTACATACAGACATATTGTTCTATGAATTCTGCCAGTTTGAATTTTTTAAACAATGGAAAAAATTAAAAGAATATGCAAATAACAGAGGTATCCAGCTGATTGGTGATCTTCCGTTTTATGTGGCATTAGACAGTGTGGATGTATGGGCAAACCGGGAACTTTTCTTATTGGAAGAGGATGGGACGCCAAAAGGAGTTGCAGGTTCTCCGCCGGATGCATTTTCAGAGAATGGACAAAAGTGGGGAAGTCCAGTATACAACTGGAGCCGGATGGAAGAAGATGGATTTGCCTGGTGGCAGGCGCGCATGTTAGAACATGCAAAGCTGTTTGATGTGATACGGCTTGATCATTTTGCAGCGATCGTAAAGTATTATGTCGTACCGAACAAGGCAGAAGATGGAAGAAGTGGAAAGTGGAGTAGGGGACCTGGAAAGAAACTTACGGATGCAATCGAAAAAGTGATCGGAGATACACACATCATCGTTGAGGATATCGCAGGAAAGAGTCCGATACCGGGTGTGAAGAAGCTGATGGCAAGAACCGGATGGCCGGGCATCAAGATTTTGATGTTCGCATTTGGGGATGATACGGCAAACGAACATCTTCCACATAATTACACCGACTGCAATCTTGTCGTTTATGCGGGAACGCATGACAATGAAACAATTGTTGGTTACTTCAGGGACAAAACAGATTATGAGCTTGCTTATCTGTACGAGTATCTGAATATCAAATATAAAGAAGAAATACCGGATGCGCTGATCCGGGCTGCCTATGCAAGCATTGCAGATGTGGTGATCATACAGATGCAGGATCTGATGAAGCTTGGAAATGAAGCGCGGATGAATGCACCATCCACCGTCGGGAGAAACTGGAGATGGAGGATTGGAACCGATGAACTGAGTGAGGAGCGAAGGGCATGGATCCGGACGCTTGCGTCGGTTTATCACAGATAA
- a CDS encoding LacI family DNA-binding transcriptional regulator, producing the protein MATIKDIATRLGVSVSTVSKGLNGASDISEELRQMVLDTAVEMGYATKKSKKKENRKLAVFIENMEYETEDQFGYDIVLGFKQNAFRHNWDVTVIPVTPAFQLTEKYDTYMLKNGFCGAFLVGFALHDEWMQQLSHTTMPTVLFDNYIEKNPNVCYVGTDNYEGIDAAVDHLYTLGHKKIAFLNGSLHSMVSEQRQEAFFNSMKAHGLAADEKLTAYGYYVADSAKYHVPTFLGAGATAIICGNDLIASGVIAECKLRGFRVPEDISVIGFDDLPLSASLEPPLTTVRQERNELGKCAYVVLNSLVHHIPFCRTQIRARLIERESTARCQAAPEIKPLV; encoded by the coding sequence ATGGCAACAATCAAAGATATTGCAACAAGACTCGGTGTTTCCGTCAGTACCGTATCAAAAGGTTTAAATGGCGCGAGTGACATCAGCGAAGAATTACGTCAGATGGTGCTTGACACTGCAGTTGAAATGGGATACGCAACAAAAAAATCAAAGAAAAAAGAAAACCGCAAGCTTGCGGTCTTTATCGAAAATATGGAATATGAAACGGAAGATCAGTTTGGCTACGATATCGTACTCGGTTTCAAACAGAATGCTTTCCGCCATAATTGGGATGTCACCGTTATTCCGGTCACACCTGCTTTTCAGCTTACAGAAAAATATGATACATACATGTTAAAGAACGGTTTCTGCGGTGCCTTTTTAGTCGGATTCGCCCTGCATGACGAATGGATGCAACAGCTTTCCCACACCACAATGCCGACTGTTCTCTTTGATAACTATATCGAAAAAAATCCTAATGTCTGCTATGTCGGCACCGATAATTACGAAGGTATCGACGCAGCCGTAGATCATCTGTATACCCTCGGCCACAAAAAAATTGCTTTTTTAAACGGTTCCCTGCACTCCATGGTATCCGAGCAGCGCCAGGAAGCATTTTTTAACAGCATGAAAGCTCATGGACTGGCTGCTGATGAGAAGCTGACCGCCTACGGCTATTATGTGGCAGACAGTGCAAAATACCATGTTCCGACTTTTCTCGGTGCAGGTGCAACTGCTATCATCTGCGGCAACGATCTCATTGCTTCCGGTGTAATTGCCGAGTGTAAGCTGCGCGGTTTCCGCGTTCCGGAGGATATCAGTGTGATTGGTTTTGATGATCTTCCGCTCTCTGCCTCCTTAGAGCCGCCGCTTACCACGGTTCGTCAGGAGCGCAATGAACTTGGAAAATGCGCTTACGTCGTTTTAAATTCTCTGGTGCACCACATCCCGTTCTGCCGGACGCAGATCCGGGCAAGACTCATTGAAAGAGAATCGACGGCACGCTGTCAGGCAGCACCCGAGATAAAACCACTGGTGTAA
- a CDS encoding MFS transporter — protein MSHQQKTLWTKDFTSITIATILTAVGGEAMNLPISLLVFDETGSTFLSALVLICGVLPDIVLSVLAAPLIDKGGKKKWIVGLDIVTAVLYAVMGVYISGHAFNYLLYLIFVLAVGTISVFYRLAYDAWYPNLIPNGMEQKGYAVSNTIYPLVIIAMSPAATFLYEKISMAHIFYLVSGITMVSVVIESRIHEEKEEAQDDYTWKQYCQDIREGFHYLKKEKGIRNIYTYMSITSGVSDGNTVLIQAFYQTVPWLTVTMLGFLKSAEMIGRGLGGIFQYKKEIPVKKRYAFTKFVYTVYGLMDILLLYLPYPLMLCNRFLCGALGISSATIRETAVQSYLPENMRARINAFFNMVFAIGSVAFQMAAGALGQIMSYRSAILMLSVAELTAMFLLICIPAKENRPVYEAVRKTE, from the coding sequence ATGTCACACCAGCAAAAAACACTCTGGACAAAAGATTTTACCAGTATCACTATCGCAACCATTTTAACAGCCGTGGGCGGCGAAGCCATGAACCTGCCGATCAGCCTTTTAGTATTTGATGAAACCGGATCTACCTTCCTGTCCGCACTGGTGCTGATCTGCGGCGTCTTGCCGGACATTGTTCTTTCTGTTTTGGCAGCACCTTTGATCGACAAGGGCGGAAAGAAAAAATGGATTGTCGGACTGGATATTGTAACGGCGGTATTATATGCGGTGATGGGAGTCTATATTAGTGGTCATGCGTTCAACTATCTGCTGTATCTGATATTCGTTCTTGCGGTAGGGACAATCTCAGTGTTTTACCGCCTTGCATATGATGCATGGTATCCTAATCTGATCCCGAACGGGATGGAGCAGAAGGGATACGCGGTCAGCAATACGATATATCCGCTTGTCATCATTGCAATGTCCCCGGCGGCAACCTTTTTATATGAAAAAATATCCATGGCACATATTTTTTATCTGGTTTCTGGTATCACGATGGTATCTGTTGTCATAGAGAGCCGGATTCATGAGGAAAAAGAAGAAGCACAGGATGATTATACATGGAAGCAGTACTGTCAGGATATCAGGGAAGGATTTCATTATCTGAAAAAAGAAAAGGGGATTCGTAACATCTATACTTATATGAGTATCACAAGCGGTGTGTCAGATGGAAATACCGTACTGATCCAAGCGTTTTACCAGACAGTGCCGTGGCTTACGGTCACAATGCTTGGATTTTTAAAAAGTGCGGAAATGATCGGGAGGGGACTTGGCGGCATTTTCCAGTATAAAAAAGAAATACCGGTAAAAAAACGCTATGCGTTTACCAAATTTGTCTATACGGTCTATGGACTGATGGATATTTTACTTTTATATCTGCCATATCCGCTGATGTTGTGTAACCGTTTCCTTTGTGGGGCCCTTGGCATCTCAAGTGCGACCATCCGTGAGACAGCAGTGCAGAGCTATCTGCCCGAAAATATGCGGGCGCGTATCAACGCATTTTTTAATATGGTATTTGCGATCGGAAGTGTGGCATTCCAGATGGCAGCGGGAGCACTGGGGCAGATCATGTCTTATCGGTCAGCCATTCTGATGCTCTCAGTAGCAGAACTTACCGCTATGTTTTTACTGATTTGCATTCCGGCAAAAGAAAACCGCCCCGTATATGAGGCGGTTCGGAAAACGGAGTAG
- a CDS encoding helix-turn-helix domain-containing protein encodes MNKKEKSPAGMILRAERIRQGKGQKEVCYGICVVSYLSKIERGSAEPDMAILKQLFARLGIDYETDSAFLTESRQQMDKFFYNLQYGLENETVWKKLAGKWDRLLMSPFVIDIRLVAAVYYSESIWKEVDESFIERFMEKETDGNSIGSFMKNEVDGNDIQNFLDKDISTLAQLEDCMDEKQYAYYSLVCSRLTKDPAEKMKWYQKVQHGLQNTLGMCCLIAGYYEQAEYDVIHRMENRFVTAALEEGNVYALADYYFMNGSAYACVNMDEMMTVYYERTRRMLQNTGWWKEYEQGLYYNMGATYLAVGRYEEALACLNRVRSEDFLHCHKKGWLHLRLGNTREADRYLAKMKLLLSQKEMKDKTAEHLMYEELCMEQKPDFTADPAYLDLIERLITALKKEKSFGFLYQYKDVILEAYMRQRKYKKALEFSEQISAKTRKSTF; translated from the coding sequence ATGAATAAAAAAGAAAAAAGTCCGGCAGGAATGATTCTGCGCGCGGAGCGGATCAGACAGGGAAAGGGACAGAAAGAAGTCTGTTATGGCATCTGTGTGGTTTCGTATTTAAGCAAGATCGAGCGTGGATCAGCGGAGCCGGATATGGCAATTTTAAAGCAGCTTTTTGCAAGACTTGGAATCGATTATGAGACAGATTCTGCATTTCTTACTGAGAGCAGGCAACAGATGGATAAATTTTTTTATAATCTCCAATATGGACTGGAAAATGAAACGGTATGGAAAAAACTTGCCGGAAAATGGGACAGGCTTTTGATGTCACCGTTTGTGATCGATATCAGGCTGGTGGCAGCAGTTTATTACAGTGAGAGCATATGGAAAGAAGTAGATGAAAGTTTTATCGAAAGGTTCATGGAAAAAGAAACGGATGGAAATTCTATCGGAAGTTTCATGAAAAATGAAGTGGATGGAAATGACATACAGAACTTTTTGGATAAGGATATCAGCACATTAGCGCAGTTAGAAGATTGTATGGATGAAAAACAGTATGCCTATTACAGTCTGGTCTGTTCAAGACTCACAAAAGATCCTGCAGAGAAAATGAAGTGGTATCAGAAAGTACAGCATGGACTGCAGAATACGCTTGGCATGTGTTGCCTGATTGCTGGTTATTATGAACAGGCAGAATACGACGTGATTCACCGGATGGAGAACCGTTTTGTGACAGCAGCATTAGAAGAGGGAAATGTATATGCACTGGCGGATTATTATTTTATGAATGGAAGCGCATATGCATGTGTCAATATGGATGAAATGATGACCGTCTATTATGAGCGCACCAGAAGAATGTTGCAGAATACTGGCTGGTGGAAAGAATACGAGCAGGGATTATATTATAATATGGGCGCAACCTATCTGGCAGTCGGAAGATATGAGGAAGCGCTTGCCTGTTTAAATCGTGTCCGGTCAGAAGATTTTCTGCACTGTCATAAAAAGGGATGGTTACATTTGCGCCTTGGAAATACAAGGGAGGCAGACCGATATCTTGCAAAAATGAAGCTGTTACTTTCACAGAAAGAAATGAAGGATAAGACGGCAGAGCATCTGATGTATGAAGAACTTTGCATGGAACAAAAGCCTGACTTTACGGCGGATCCGGCATATTTAGATCTGATCGAACGACTGATCACAGCTCTCAAAAAAGAAAAATCGTTTGGATTCCTCTATCAATATAAAGATGTGATCTTAGAAGCCTATATGAGACAGCGGAAATATAAAAAGGCATTGGAGTTTAGTGAACAAATTTCCGCAAAGACCAGAAAAAGTACGTTTTAG
- a CDS encoding ATP-binding protein, translating into MEQRMLIAVLIVALAGLLVFDTIRLRRMQAQRDLAKKEVADVKTEFLSRISHEIKTPMNVIVGATALGLEETEHPERMEECLNRIRGASEFLMGLLNDLVDMSKIENGKFHLHPKPYSFTEFLNEVENMMEPMCERKWIRFHMPHEEININMMVDPVRFFQIFFNLLSNAVKFTPEGGEVTFRICNYATHNDHFCADYVVSDNGMGMSEEFQQILFQPFTQESVNQGERGNGAGLGLAIVRSIVDLMGGTIAVKSEPQKGTEIKVHLEIEIAEIQPEIEVAHRSAEEMQNILRGKRILLVEDHPLDIEISKRILEHVAVNVVSVQDGKAALEQFKVEEPYHFDAILMDIQMPNMNGFVAARAIRKVAKPDAQIIPIIALSADDTPEDVRKCKETGMNAHIAKPVEPQKLYQILCEYLLAPI; encoded by the coding sequence ATGGAACAGAGAATGTTGATCGCAGTATTGATCGTGGCACTTGCAGGTCTGTTAGTGTTTGATACGATACGGCTGCGCCGTATGCAGGCACAAAGAGATTTGGCAAAAAAAGAAGTCGCAGATGTAAAAACAGAATTTTTGTCGCGCATCAGTCACGAGATCAAGACACCGATGAATGTGATCGTTGGTGCAACAGCGTTAGGACTTGAGGAGACAGAGCATCCGGAGCGGATGGAAGAATGTTTAAACCGTATCCGCGGTGCGAGTGAATTCCTGATGGGATTGTTGAATGATTTAGTGGATATGTCTAAGATCGAAAACGGAAAGTTCCATCTTCATCCAAAGCCGTATTCGTTTACGGAATTTTTAAATGAAGTGGAAAATATGATGGAGCCGATGTGTGAGCGCAAATGGATTCGATTTCATATGCCGCATGAGGAGATCAACATTAATATGATGGTTGATCCGGTGCGGTTTTTCCAGATATTTTTTAATCTGCTCTCCAACGCAGTGAAGTTTACACCGGAGGGCGGGGAGGTCACATTCCGTATCTGTAATTATGCAACTCATAATGATCATTTCTGTGCAGATTATGTAGTGTCGGATAATGGAATGGGAATGAGCGAAGAGTTTCAGCAGATCCTGTTCCAGCCATTTACGCAGGAGAGCGTGAATCAGGGCGAGCGTGGAAACGGAGCGGGACTCGGACTTGCGATCGTAAGGAGCATCGTTGACCTGATGGGAGGAACAATCGCAGTGAAAAGTGAGCCGCAGAAGGGCACGGAGATAAAGGTTCACTTAGAGATCGAGATTGCAGAGATACAGCCGGAAATTGAAGTAGCGCACCGCTCTGCGGAGGAGATGCAGAATATTTTACGGGGGAAGAGAATCCTGCTTGTAGAAGATCATCCGTTAGATATTGAGATCAGCAAAAGGATTTTAGAGCATGTCGCAGTGAACGTCGTCAGTGTGCAGGATGGAAAAGCGGCATTAGAGCAGTTTAAAGTGGAAGAACCTTATCATTTTGACGCGATACTGATGGATATCCAGATGCCGAATATGAATGGTTTCGTTGCGGCGAGAGCGATAAGGAAGGTTGCGAAGCCGGATGCGCAGATCATTCCGATCATAGCATTAAGTGCAGATGATACACCGGAAGATGTAAGAAAATGCAAGGAAACAGGAATGAATGCGCATATTGCAAAACCGGTTGAACCACAAAAACTGTATCAGATTTTGTGTGAATATCTGCTTGCACCAATTTAA
- a CDS encoding MarR family winged helix-turn-helix transcriptional regulator, translating into MPDKYDALKLENQLCFPLYACSKEIVRKYKPFLDELDLTYTQYIAMMVLWEHKQISVKDMGALLYLDSGTLTPVLKKLEQKGYLVRARDSQDERVLNVTITELGEKLKESAVEVPKKMGCCVCLGKEDAAELYRLLHKVLGLLGKE; encoded by the coding sequence ATGCCGGATAAATATGATGCATTAAAACTGGAAAATCAGTTGTGTTTTCCACTTTATGCCTGCTCGAAAGAAATCGTGCGAAAGTATAAGCCTTTTTTGGACGAGCTGGATTTAACCTATACGCAGTATATTGCGATGATGGTACTCTGGGAGCATAAACAGATCAGTGTGAAGGATATGGGAGCATTATTATATTTAGATTCCGGCACGCTCACACCTGTATTGAAAAAACTTGAACAAAAAGGGTATCTGGTCCGTGCAAGGGACAGTCAGGATGAGCGTGTGTTAAACGTGACGATCACAGAACTTGGCGAAAAGTTAAAAGAGTCTGCAGTTGAGGTACCCAAAAAAATGGGATGCTGCGTGTGCCTTGGGAAAGAGGATGCCGCCGAGTTGTACCGGTTACTGCATAAAGTACTGGGGTTACTTGGAAAAGAGTAA
- the trxA gene encoding thioredoxin encodes MVKKITNNDLNEAKKGVAVVDFSAVWCGPCQMLAPVMEELSEEFSGKAEFYNADSDENMGLAQEYRIVSIPAVIVLKDGVEVARTIGFQPKDAMKSFIEEHLN; translated from the coding sequence ATGGTAAAGAAAATTACAAATAACGATTTAAATGAAGCAAAAAAAGGAGTAGCAGTTGTCGATTTTTCCGCAGTATGGTGTGGACCATGCCAGATGTTAGCACCGGTGATGGAAGAATTATCCGAGGAGTTTTCCGGCAAGGCAGAATTTTACAACGCAGATTCCGATGAGAACATGGGACTTGCGCAGGAGTACCGCATTGTCAGTATCCCGGCAGTCATTGTATTAAAAGATGGTGTGGAAGTGGCAAGAACGATTGGTTTCCAGCCGAAAGACGCCATGAAAAGTTTTATTGAAGAACATCTGAATTAG
- a CDS encoding NAD(P)/FAD-dependent oxidoreductase, with amino-acid sequence MERADIAIIGTGPGGVSAALTAKVRNKNILLIGKKQMSDKVSKAHQIMNYPGLPAVTGAQMAETFEKQLAMMEIDITDSRIGTVYAMGDYFAIQAGEEMLEAESVILACGVVSGKTLPGEDEFLGSGVSYCATCDACFYKGKKVAVIGYGKDAEHEADFLAEVAAEVLYFPMYQHEPEVSERVTVIKERPNEIFGEKKVEGLRTEQGEHFVDGVFVLRDAVSPKQLVPGLELDGNHVKVNLSMETNIPGLFACGDITGTPYQYIKAAGQGNVAALSAVTYLDAKKRAAGKQ; translated from the coding sequence ATGGAGAGAGCAGATATAGCGATCATTGGAACCGGTCCTGGCGGTGTCTCTGCCGCATTGACTGCAAAAGTAAGAAATAAAAACATTTTGCTGATCGGCAAAAAGCAGATGAGCGATAAGGTGAGCAAGGCGCATCAGATCATGAACTATCCGGGACTTCCGGCTGTGACCGGAGCCCAAATGGCAGAAACGTTTGAAAAGCAGCTTGCCATGATGGAGATTGACATTACGGACAGCCGTATTGGTACTGTTTATGCGATGGGTGACTATTTTGCAATTCAGGCAGGCGAGGAAATGCTTGAGGCAGAGAGTGTGATCTTAGCATGCGGAGTTGTCTCCGGAAAAACCCTTCCGGGTGAGGATGAGTTTTTAGGAAGTGGCGTCAGCTATTGCGCAACCTGTGATGCCTGCTTTTATAAAGGGAAAAAAGTTGCTGTTATCGGTTACGGAAAGGATGCGGAACATGAGGCAGATTTTCTTGCGGAAGTGGCAGCAGAAGTACTTTATTTTCCGATGTATCAGCATGAACCGGAGGTTTCGGAGCGGGTGACTGTGATCAAAGAACGTCCGAACGAGATTTTCGGGGAAAAGAAAGTAGAAGGACTCCGTACAGAGCAGGGAGAACACTTTGTGGATGGTGTTTTTGTATTGCGTGATGCTGTATCTCCGAAACAGCTCGTGCCGGGACTTGAATTAGACGGAAATCATGTAAAGGTTAATCTGTCCATGGAGACAAATATTCCGGGACTATTCGCCTGTGGTGATATCACTGGCACACCGTATCAGTATATTAAAGCAGCCGGACAGGGCAATGTTGCAGCGTTATCCGCCGTGACTTATCTGGATGCAAAGAAACGTGCAGCCGGAAAGCAGTAA